Proteins from one Oscillatoria nigro-viridis PCC 7112 genomic window:
- a CDS encoding TldD/PmbA family protein codes for MSAEASLYAIASSTGLRACNQSTEADFSLTARVEDGSSWAKSTAWSINELPIAQLAEQVLDRAIASRNPRPITPGVYPVIFDGAAFAGLLPWVIWGLDARAADEGRSFMSIADAEGKPAGNRAGEQLFSPLVQVQRDPAHPLLRSNTFFGDGLSNNYLEIIKDGVPQSLSYSRYWAAQKGKEAKGAFYPIVMTGSDQSLADLIAQTERGIFVSRAWYVRYVNPKTLEVTGMTRDGTFWIEDGKIAYPIKNLRFNQVLPDMLRDVDAVSAVKRYGGSVVPGVRVKAFNFTSITDSL; via the coding sequence TTGAGCGCTGAGGCGTCGCTGTACGCGATCGCCTCGTCAACCGGACTCCGCGCCTGCAACCAGTCTACAGAGGCGGATTTCAGCTTGACTGCTCGCGTTGAAGACGGTTCTAGCTGGGCGAAGAGCACTGCTTGGAGTATCAACGAATTGCCGATCGCCCAATTAGCAGAACAAGTGCTCGATCGGGCGATCGCATCTCGCAACCCGCGCCCCATCACTCCCGGCGTTTATCCGGTAATCTTTGACGGCGCTGCTTTTGCGGGCTTGCTACCGTGGGTGATTTGGGGGCTGGATGCGAGGGCGGCGGATGAGGGGCGATCGTTTATGTCGATCGCCGATGCAGAGGGAAAACCAGCGGGAAACCGCGCGGGGGAACAACTTTTTAGCCCGTTAGTGCAAGTGCAGCGCGATCCGGCTCATCCTTTGCTGCGATCGAATACTTTTTTCGGCGACGGATTGAGCAATAACTATTTGGAAATCATCAAAGATGGCGTACCTCAAAGTTTGTCTTATTCCCGCTACTGGGCCGCACAAAAAGGCAAAGAGGCAAAAGGTGCTTTTTACCCGATCGTGATGACAGGTTCCGACCAAAGTTTAGCAGATTTAATTGCTCAAACCGAGCGCGGAATTTTCGTCAGTCGAGCTTGGTACGTGCGCTACGTTAATCCGAAAACATTGGAAGTAACGGGAATGACTCGCGACGGTACTTTTTGGATTGAGGATGGCAAAATTGCTTATCCGATTAAAAACCTGCGTTTCAATCAAGTTTTACCTGATATGTTGCGCGATGTGGATGCAGTTAGTGCGGTGAAGCGTTACGGCGGTAGTGTCGTGCCCGGAGTGCGCGTGAAAGCTTTTAATTTCACGAGTATTACTGACAGTTTGTAA